TGCTGTGGATGGAAAGGTAAGAATAATCACCAGGGATTGGTAGGTTGTTGCTGTCATTGGTAAAAACATGAATCTTTGCACTTGCAAGGCCGTTTATCTTTGTTGTTCTATGGTGGTTCTCATTTACAACACTAACCTTAATTATGCATCTTCAATTGAACCAAATAGGTTTGCACTTATTTATGCTGGTCCCTTCCTTTCTGGCCATGGTGTAATGAAACTtttattgctaaaattagtCTGGTCTTTGTAGGGTCCCTTGTCCTGCCTGTGAACTAAGTGAATGGTTTAATTCAGGTTTGGTCAGAAGCAAACCGCTGTacttgatggaatatatattatatagattttttttttttgaaattcgtGAATATTAAGTGATTTTGTATTGGGGGTAGGCTGATTTGTGACTTTTATTCTATGGAAGGCACACCATGATGCAGGATTAACTTGTGGTACTGTTGATTTTTTTGAGTATTACCTTGTCCGTGAGACACATCAACTGGAACAGATTGGGAAAATCGATACCTCTATAAACTGTAATGTCAATAGGTCAAATTTCATCATAAGAATGAGGAATTTGATTCTTATCATAAATGCTGgtgttattatatataatttgtacAAATTCATTGTTATTACTTGTCATAGGAAATCATACATTGTCTTTTTGCATCTAATCTATATAGTCCTCATGAGCCATACATCTTTAGTTTGATGCTTAATATTATCATTTCACCCTTTGAAGTGTATGGCTAATAAATAATGACAATCAGGAGTATCAATGGAGAATGTTGCAATAGTGAAGGGAGACAAACTCATATTAAGGGGTTTGAAGTTCCATGGATATCATGGGGTGAAGCCAGAAGAAAGGAAGCTGGGTCAGAAGTTCTTGGTGGATGTTGATGCCTGGTTGGACCTTCAGCCAGCTGGTAAATCTGATTGCTTGTCAGATACTGTTAGTTATACTGATATTTACCGGTAagctaaaatttataataccttGAAATGTGATATGTCATATGCATTCTCACAATTTGAATGTTTGCTTTGATGGGCAAAAGTTCATCTTAATTTTCATGGATTCTTAAACCATCTTCTTAATGATTCCCAGTAAATGTGAAAGTTTATGGCATAACGTGAGGCCGTATATGATTAATAGGCATCTAATAATGCAAACCTACATAATGTAGGCATTTTAATACCAATGATAATAATTGTGCTTTTTGATGAATCTTTTCATTCTGAGAGCTATCCGTATGTTATGTATGCtccttttattgtttttattattttcctgaatgttctgtttgatacaTGATCAAATTTGATGGTTTGAATTGGTGAAATGAAATGCAGAATAGTTAAAGAAGTTGTGGAAGGGCCTGCACACAATCTTCTAGAGTCAGTGGCTCAACTCATTGCATCTACCACTTTCACAAAGCACCCCCAAATATCTGCTGTTCGTGTGGTAGTCGGAAAGCCTCATGTTGCAGTTCCTGGTTCTGTTGATTACTTGGGCGTTGAGATTCTCAGATACAGAAGTGTAGATGCATCAAACTGAACTtattatttgtacttttttttcttttttcacccaGCTGAACAGCTATGTTCTTTAAGCAAATACATTGGTTGCTATACATCCATAATGGTTCTTTGACTGATCTGTATTTCACCAATTTAAACAATCAAGATACGAAGAAATTAGTGTTTCCCATCCTTCCCTTTCCTCCCGAAAATTGCAAAGAGTCATAGTCTCATCTTCCTTGTTGACACTGCCATAAATGCTTGTTTATAGAATACAATGGCTTGGTTTTGTGTTTCAGACTTGGTAGAGGGTTTACATGTTCATAATTTTTCCCATGAAATATTGGGGCAAGGAGCCCGAGTAGAAAGAGGTGTTGTAGTTGTGCATTACAAGGTGGTGAGAGTTCTGCAGAATCATGATGTCATATGATGCTCAAGCTTcgggttttctcttctgaaacTGGTCAATGGAAGATGTATAAAGTGCACTGTGGTTATCCCTATTGTTTATGCACTTGTGGTTTGTTGTGGTGCGTGATTTTTGTGGGAAAAAACCCTTGAAGATTCATGAGGGTATGTGTTTATCTGAGGATGGGGCGACATGGACTGGGACAATGAGTTTGAAGGACTTGTTACTTGTTAGTTGTTACATAGGTTGAATGGTGCAAGTGTAGGGCGTTTGTGATATTGTAAGAATCTCCACCTTGGAAAAATCCTAGTTTGAAGGTGTGGGAACTGAAAGACTCTGATATAAGTGATGTGGATTCGAAACAAGTGTAACTGGAGTGATCTCTGATGACATTCGTTCGGCACGAAATTTGTCATGCAACTGGCATTTCATGCTAATAGCATTCCACCCATTTGATTTGGATATAATTTGTTTGACTAATGAGAAGTAATTAAATCCTGCAACGTTTGTATTGGGAGGCTGGACTCCGGAGTACTTGTGTGTGACCATGTCGTTTGTGCTTCCACCATGGCCAACACTTGCTCGCGAACgcacttgagaggcagttgaaAGTGCATGAGTTTATCTCTTCAATCACTCagttctctctcatttttatttatttatttgtcttttGACAAGCGCAATACTCTCTAATTTTTAACTAAATATGAGATAaattgcattttaaaaaattctatggTCTTAAAATTCCCATGTAAACGGTGAACCACATAATGACTATTTGATTTTGAGTAGCTTGCACTTGGTGTGGACTTTCGGCTAcccattgttgttgttgttgttggtttttttttttttttggccttctGTTTTCCCAGTGTGTTTAGTACCAGTACACTCTATTTGTCATGATCACCTTTTAATTGTACGAACTATTAATTTGATATGCAAACACATATGCATACTGATGACACTGCTATTATGGAGAGTTATCAATATCATTCACTTGAAAGGAACCATACAATAATTTTGATTGCCTGAGAGATATAAATTGGAAGTAAAAAGAGATGCATGTGGCAAAGGAACTTAATTACATTCATGTGTTTTGAGGCAGTTGGCCAAgacaaccaaaaataataacttACGGAATCAGTGACATGCCACTTAGATGCATTGGACATGCAGTCAAATGCTCTACCACTGAGCTACATTGGACATGTTGAGCACTAATGTAAGTTGTGAATCAATCCGGATGTTGATTTTACGTTTATAAATGTACATCTTCAGAATAGTATGGAATAAACAATAAGGGTACATGTAAATACAAAGCTTGTACCAACAATTTATCGTCTTTGATTACTCCCAACAGACGATAAGATGGTACAactataacaatatatatacaataatcACAACTGTCCATCTTCTTTGCAACAAATTAATTATACACACTTCACATTGACATCCAATGTAAAAACACATGAGAGATTGGCAATTCAATGAGCATTCAAGAAATTGAAGTGAACCCGTTCCTGTCGATGGCAGAGACAAATATTTGGAAAAGAAACATCAGtaaacataaaacaaagttCCATTGATTCTGATGGATTATATGAAGGTACAGAAATTATAACtatttttcagtatttttttcTATATGATTTGCTATTGCAAACATGATATCATTGCTCTAAGACTCACAAGCTAGTATGCAGGTACTGATCCAATGTGAGAGGTTTTGGACCACCAAACCAATCAATCAAGAATATATTCTCAATTTCTAACTTGAAGAACTGAAAGCTGTGATCCTCAGGCCAGTCTGTCAACCATCCAAGGCATAAAAATAAAGGTCAGAAAAAGCGGATGAAAGCAGAAGTGTTGCTAATGCATCAATTCTTGTAAATACCTTTCATCTCTGCATGCTTTGAGAACAAGGCACTTTTAGCAAATTCTGCTTCTTTGGAGTTTTTATCCACTAACTTCAACTGAAACATCATAGAGGGAAAATGAAATCCAagttattcaaaattaaaagttgCCCAACTTTCTAATTTGAAGGTGAGATCAAGAACTTTATAGGGCAGTGAAGGAGCTTAAAGGGAAAAGGGCCGCAGAACCTCATTGGTAAGATAGCTTGGGCAGCTTTCATTTAGCAAATTTGGATAGATCGTAATACTAGAATTCATAACGGAAAGATTTGATTTGAAGTTCATATAGTTCAAGTCATATGCAGAATATTAGAAATAGGCTGTCTAACCTATGCTTAGGAATATAATAAACTCTATTCCAAAACAGGATGCTATGTAGCCTTTGGAAAAGTCCTTTCTCTGCTTCTGATAGTTGTTAGGTGTGCTGTTATGCTTGTATGGTAGTGTGCAGCTTCCTGCTTAAGTCTTTGTTTTGTCACTAGGTGTTCTGTTATGATTGTCTTTGTTGTTTCTGATTTGCTGAATAGAATTCTGTTCATTCATATTAAGAGAGatggttgggggggggggggggtgtgggggAACTAAAAGGAGACCATTACCTAGTGATGTTTCCATCATATGAAGACAATAATTATTTGTTGGTGTTGATTACATATCCACCCTGGAGTGAAGGGATTAGGGCATGGCAGATAACACCACTATATCTAATGGACTCTTAGGCTGTGGCTCATATCCAACACATGACAGGGAGCATTAAAATGATACTTAAATGATTAAGATCATCATTTCCTATCagttagaatttgatttttaattacTGGGTGCGATTGGTAATACTTGTCTACTCACATATAGCAAAATCAAAGGAcccataacaaaaaaagaaaaagaaaaaagataagtGCAAACTGGAAATTACAGCAACAATCAATAGAGCTACAGTTAATGTGACCAAACATAAACCAAATTAGtattagaaaaattttattttgcaacAGACCTTGCCAGTAAGTGTAATTTTTGCGCAAGTGGGATTCTCAGGGTCTATCTTGCCACAAGTTCCAATAGGGTATTCACTGATTGTGAATGAAGCCCTGTCATCTTTCAATGCATCTCTCGCAGTTGGATCAAGAGCTGTCAAGTAAAAGTATGGGATGCCCCTACCTTTGTTAGGCAACCCATCACTAAAAGAAACCACATTCCTGCAACATATTTAGATAATTATGAAACTAGTTCTGGATAAATGAGGTGGAGGCAAACCTATCGTAAAGAAAGGTATAACAAATAagtataacaaatttttaaatttattcaaaagagAATTTAGAGTCAAGAAATGTACTCATTTATACACAAATGCATACATACACATACATGCACACTCGGAGAAGTGTGAAGTGCTCACATGCaaaatcttttattaaaaaggaaagaaaagaccaaaatttgagccaaaaagaaaaaaaaaattaaaggatttTCTTGacaaaagtaactaaaaaaaaatcaattgtataTCTATATTTTAGACTAAAAATTAGTTATGTTTGCAGGTAATCATTTGCATAATgtaataagaaacaaaataggACTTAATTCAAAAGAAGCTCACATGAAACCTTGATAGTGAAGAGGCTCTACTTGCTATTAGACATGTCTTTGAACAATCAATACTTAGAAAGTCAATTTTAGcagtattataataaatacatattttgtAAGAAACAAGCAAATTCATAACTATTTCTGCTTTGGAAATTTCTGGTTGCAATTAGATTCATGATACAGAGGTATTAGATACAGAGAACGGAGACTTCTGCTATAGCTGAAATGTGAATATGGATTTCGTAATCGTGAGCATGAAGTAAtcaattatattaataaaaattttcacttaTAAACGAATTATTATTTGCTGTCCATTAACAAACAGTATTTGAGGTTCTATAGTTATTGTGAGGGATTGCAAAGGTTTAGCTTCAAGGTATTTAAGGCTAGCCTCAACCTAGCAAAGAAGAGAACCAGAGTGACTATGGGTTCAACAAATGCTATAGATGTGCTTAGAAACAAAATGTTGTGCCCAAAGTGTTGTCAAACAAATTATTCAGGTCACTATAAGCTTAGAAGAGTACCCCTTTTTCATGTGATACAGAGAACATtacattttttatgaatttgctTCCCCAGAATGAAAATTCAGGACAGCTTAATATGTTTAATCCTCATGACATT
This genomic stretch from Castanea sativa cultivar Marrone di Chiusa Pesio chromosome 1, ASM4071231v1 harbors:
- the LOC142644681 gene encoding dihydroneopterin aldolase 2-like isoform X1 — encoded protein: MSRDNRTYWPRLFGPGDPPKSDFDKTNGLSLIIWSVAHFFSPASARLHSTFFPGENLQSLETFSSGVSMENVAIVKGDKLILRGLKFHGYHGVKPEERKLGQKFLVDVDAWLDLQPAGKSDCLSDTVSYTDIYRIVKEVVEGPAHNLLESVAQLIASTTFTKHPQISAVRVVVGKPHVAVPGSVDYLGVEILRYRSVDASN
- the LOC142644681 gene encoding dihydroneopterin aldolase 2-like isoform X2, encoding MENVAIVKGDKLILRGLKFHGYHGVKPEERKLGQKFLVDVDAWLDLQPAGKSDCLSDTVSYTDIYRIVKEVVEGPAHNLLESVAQLIASTTFTKHPQISAVRVVVGKPHVAVPGSVDYLGVEILRYRSVDASN
- the LOC142623091 gene encoding uncharacterized protein LOC142623091, with amino-acid sequence MGIKVLLPCFYVLYLFLCFVGFPGSIEGRLLLTKKPDPKNAAATARWLVSQNSWGVLNTISSDLGGAPFGNVVSFSDGLPNKGRGIPYFYLTALDPTARDALKDDRASFTISEYPIGTCGKIDPENPTCAKITLTGKLKLVDKNSKEAEFAKSALFSKHAEMKDWPEDHSFQFFKLEIENIFLIDWFGGPKPLTLDQYLHTSLNGFTSIS